One Oncorhynchus clarkii lewisi isolate Uvic-CL-2024 chromosome 28, UVic_Ocla_1.0, whole genome shotgun sequence genomic region harbors:
- the LOC139387138 gene encoding NADH dehydrogenase [ubiquinone] 1 beta subcomplex subunit 3 translates to MGGDHGSKLNLPDFKQWKVEGTPLEFTQQRLAARGLKDPWARNEVWRYVGGFSRPVSLGDVMLRGFKWGFAAFAVALTVEYALFPPKKSDH, encoded by the exons ATGGGAGGAGACCACGGCAGTAAATTAAACCTGCCAGACTTTAAGCAGTGGAAGGTCGAGGGAACGCCTCTGGAGTTCACACAGCAGAGGCTGGCAGCTAGAGGACTGAAGGACCCATGGgcacg TAACGAGGTGTGGAGGTACGTGGGAGGCTTCAGTCGTCCTGTATCCCTGGGAGACGTGATGCTGAGGGGCTTTAAATGGGGCTTTGCTGCCTTCGCTGTGGCTCTGACTGTAGAGTACGCTCTCTTCCCCCCAAAGAAGTCTGAccactga